From the genome of Rhizophagus irregularis chromosome 29, complete sequence, one region includes:
- a CDS encoding uncharacterized protein (SECRETED:cutsite_TYS-VP; SECRETED:prob_0.5664); SECRETED:SignalP(1-32), with protein sequence MKNYMYIMTKSSQLRFFFINLIILSLSQITYSVPINRNRGWVFWYYSNNGQTRDCANYCILTFSIVGVIILLLILCGLLSCYRIKRQALKDGYPSFKSYSFFSKEMDNNETNGNEKNDKSNNSKKGKKSGKGGRRSDSMSEVLTSS encoded by the coding sequence atgaaaaattatatgtatataatgaCTAAATCATCTCAATTACGGTTTTTCTTCATtaatcttataattttatccCTATCTCAAATTACATACTCAGTACCTATAAATCGAAATCGAGGATGGGTATTTTggtattattcaaataatggaCAAACTAGAGATTGTGCAAATTATTGTATTCTCACTTTCTCCATTGTAGgagttataattttattattaattttatgtggACTTTTAAGCTGTTATCGTATAAAGAGACAAGCTTTAAAAGATGGATATCCTTCATTTAAAAGCTATTCTTTTTTCAGTAAGGAAATGGATAATAATGAGACAAATGGAAATGAGAAAAAcgataaaagtaataatagtaaaaaaggCAAAAAAAGTGGTAAAGGGGGAAGAAGGAGTGATAGTATGTCAGAAGTTCTCACTTCAAGTTAG
- a CDS encoding mitochondrial membrane protein yields the protein MTDLPYAADAEFPLSIEELSVLRRQYERENVDGEATTQTKFNYAWGLIKGRKATDQQFGVRLLTEIYNDIPERRRECLYYLALGNYKLGNYKDAKSYNDLLIDKEPKNLQAQSLRDLIEQKVKSEGMMGMMITGGIVAVGAIIIGSIFKGSSSKR from the exons atGACTGATTTACCATATGCTGCCGACGCCGAATTTCCTCTTTCAATAGAAGAATTGAGT gTATTGCGAAGGCAATATGAACGCGAAAATGTGGACGGTGAAGCTACAACACAAACTAAATTCAATTATGCTTGGGGTTTAATTAAAGGCAGAAAAGCAACAGATCAACAATTTGGTGTACGACTTTTAactg AGATCTACAATGATATTCCTGAACGTCGTCGCGAATGCCTTTATTATTTAGCATTAGGTAATTACAAGTTAGGTAATTACAAGGACGCCAAAAgttataatgatttattgaTAGATAAagaaccaaaaaatttacaagCACAAAGTTTAAGGGATCTCATAGAACAGAAAGTTAAAAGTG AGGGAATGATGGGTATGATGATTACAGGTGGAATTGTAGCTGTTGGTGCAATAATCATAGGCTCAATTTTCAAAGGTTCCTCCTCTAAGAGATAA